A section of the Telopea speciosissima isolate NSW1024214 ecotype Mountain lineage chromosome 3, Tspe_v1, whole genome shotgun sequence genome encodes:
- the LOC122654088 gene encoding oleosin H2-like translates to MTDRSQEIQVHHIHHPKHGIESFKSRIPEKGPSTSQVIAVITLFPIGGILLTIAGIILTITVISLALATPLFVIFSPVLVPATIVIGLALMGFLASGAFGLTAVSSLSWIFNYLRGSVTGATADMPEQLEYAKRHMREAASHVGQKTKDVGQAIQNKAQEGGRTHESGRTR, encoded by the coding sequence ATGACGGATCGCTCGCAGGAGATTCAAGTGCATCACATCCATCACCCAAAACATGGCATCGAAAGCTTCAAAAGCCGCATTCCTGAGAAAGGTCCTTCGACCTCCCAAGTCATAGCGGTCATCACGCTCTTCCCCATCGGCGGTATCTTGCTCACCATCGCCGGTATAATCTTGACCATCACCGTCATCAGCTTAGCGTTGGCGACCCCACTCTTCGTGATCTTCAGCCCTGTATTGGTCCCTGCGACGATCGTTATCGGGCTAGCATTGATGGGATTCCTTGCTTCGGGTGCGTTTGGGCTCACAGCAGTGTCGTCTCTGTCATGGATCTTCAACTACTTGCGTGGGTCGGTGACGGGGGCGACAGCCGACATGCCTGAACAGCTGGAGTATGCGAAGCGGCACATGCGGGAAGCGGCGAGCCACGTTGGTCAGAAGACCAAGGACGTGGGCCAAGCCATCCAGAATAAGGCCCAGGAAGGAGGTCGGACCCATGAAAGCGGCCGGACCCGTTAG
- the LOC122656548 gene encoding AP-1 complex subunit mu-2 gives MAGAVSALFLLDIKGRVLVWRDYRGDVSAVQAERFFTKQIEKEGDPQSQDPVVYDNGVTYMYIQHNNVYLMTASRQNCNAASHLLFLHRVVDVFKHYFEELEEESLRDNFVVVYELLDEMMDFGYPQYTEAKILSEFIKTDAYRMEVTQRPPMAVTNAVSWRSEGIRYKKNEVFLDVVESVNILVNSNGQIIRSDVVGALKMRTYLSGMPECKLGLNDRVLLEAQGRSTKGKAIDLDDIKFHQCVRLARFENDRTISFIPPDGSFDLMTYRLSTQVKPLIWVEAQVERHSRSRMEIMVKARSQFKERSTATNVEIELPVPSDATNPNVRTSMGSAAYAPESDALVWKIKSFPGGKEYMLRAEFVLPSITAEEAIPERKAPIRVKFEIPYFTVSGIQVRYLKIIEKSGYQSLPWVRYITMAGEYELRLI, from the exons ATGGCGGGCGCCGTTTCGGCGCTCTTTCTTCTTGACATCAAGGGCCGGGTTTTGGTGTGGCGTGATTACAGAGGAGATGTCTCGGCAGTTCAGGCGGAGCGATTCTTCACGAAGCAAATCGAGAAAGAG GGAGATCCGCAGTCTCAAGATCCAGTCGTGTATGATAATGGCGTCACCTACATGTACATACAACACAACAATGTTTACCTAATGACAGCTTCAAGGCAGAACTGCAATGCTGCTAGTCATCTTCTCTTTTTACACCGAGTAGTCGAT GTATTCAAGCATTACTTTGAAGAGTTGGAAGAGGAATCACTAAGAGATAATTTTGTGGTTGTG TATGAGTTACTTGATGAAATGATGGACTTCGGTTACCCTCAGTATACAGAAGCAAAAATTCTTAGTGAGTTCATCAAGACTGATGCATACAGGATGGAAGTCACTCAGCGGCCTCCCATGGCTGTAACCAATGCAGTGTCTTGGCGCAGTGAAGGGATTCGATACAAGAAGAATGAA GTGTTTTTGGATGTGGTGGAAAGTGTCAATATACTTGTCAATAGCAATGGGCAAATAATTCGGTCAGATGTTGTTGGTGCATTAAAGATGCGAACATATCTGAG TGGTATGCCTGAATGTAAGCTTGGGCTCAATGACAGAGTATTATTGGAGGCTCAAGGTAGATCAACAAAGGGAAAGGCCATTGATCTGGATGATATCAAATTTCACCA GTGTGTGCGTTTGGCACGTTTCGAAAATGATAGGACAATATCCTTCATTCCCCCAGATGGATCTTTTGATCTAATGACATACAGACTCAGTACTCAG GTAAAGCCATTGATCTGGGTGGAAGCTCAAGTAGAAAGGCATTCAAGAAGTCGTATGGAAATCATGGTAAAAGCCCGAAGCCAGTTCAAGGAGCGTAG CACTGCGACTAATGTTGAAATTGAGCTCCCTGTGCCATCTGATGCAACAAATCCTAATGTTCGAACTTCCATGGGTTCGGCTGCTTATGCTCCTGAAAGTGATGCATTGGTttggaaaataaaatcttttccTGGTGGCAAG GAGTACATGTTAAGGGCAGAATTTGTGCTTCCTAGTATAACTGCGGAAGAAGCAATTCCAGAGAGGAAAGCTCCCATCCGTGTAAAGTTTGAGATACCGTATTTTACCGTCTCTGGAATACAG GTCCGTTACCTGAAGATTATTGAGAAGAGTGGTTACCAGTCTCTTCCATGGGTGAGATACATAACAATGGCTGGTGAATATGAACTGAGACTTATTTGA